One segment of Deinococcus metalli DNA contains the following:
- a CDS encoding alpha/beta hydrolase produces MSKVSRSPWLLLGLVVGAAVLAGCSQRSAQDTLNRAVSTSGLDVTRDVAYGPDTRNRMDVYAPHGAANAPVVLFVHGGSWEGGDKDGHKFVGESLARAGYVTAVMSYRLAPQNRYPTFVQDTALALKVLRERAKTFGGNPENVFVMGHSAGAFNAVEAVDNARWLREVDVPVSAVRGVIGVAGPYSYDFRSLPSARAFPEGATPDEVMPDRHVRPDAPPHLLLVAGSDRTVGAQNGENMRAALDRAGVPVTFTVLPGMGHITIIAAMARPLTFLGPTRRDVIAFIEAHRLR; encoded by the coding sequence ATGTCGAAGGTTTCCCGTTCTCCCTGGCTGCTGCTGGGGCTCGTGGTCGGCGCCGCGGTGCTGGCCGGCTGCTCGCAGCGCAGCGCGCAGGACACCCTGAACCGCGCCGTGTCCACCTCGGGGCTCGACGTCACGCGGGACGTGGCGTACGGCCCGGACACCCGCAACCGCATGGACGTGTACGCGCCCCACGGCGCGGCGAACGCTCCGGTCGTGCTGTTCGTGCACGGCGGCTCGTGGGAGGGCGGCGACAAGGACGGCCACAAGTTCGTGGGCGAGTCCCTGGCCCGCGCCGGCTACGTGACGGCCGTGATGAGTTACCGGCTGGCCCCGCAGAACCGTTACCCGACCTTCGTGCAGGACACCGCGCTGGCCCTGAAGGTGCTGCGCGAGCGTGCCAAGACCTTCGGCGGCAACCCGGAGAACGTGTTCGTGATGGGCCACTCCGCTGGCGCCTTCAACGCGGTCGAGGCGGTGGACAACGCGCGCTGGCTGCGCGAGGTGGACGTGCCGGTGTCGGCGGTGCGGGGCGTGATCGGCGTGGCCGGGCCGTATTCCTACGACTTCCGGAGCCTGCCCAGCGCGCGGGCCTTCCCCGAGGGCGCCACGCCGGACGAGGTGATGCCGGACCGCCACGTGCGGCCGGACGCGCCGCCGCACCTGCTGCTGGTGGCCGGCAGCGACCGCACCGTGGGCGCGCAGAACGGCGAGAACATGCGCGCGGCGCTCGACCGGGCCGGGGTGCCGGTCACGTTCACGGTGCTGCCGGGCATGGGGCACATCACGATCATCGCGGCGATGGCCCGGCCGCTGACCTTCCTGGGGCCGACCCGCCGCGACGTGATCGCGTTCATCGAGGCGCACCGCCTGCGCTGA
- a CDS encoding lycopene cyclase family protein translates to MTGPAHSDVVVVGGGPAGTALASALARRGLDVRLVAPHPPTPFPATYGVWLDDLPGWATDMTAQVWTDVRVYTDDHPRPLHRPYALLDNAALMEGLLARAGAGLCWTVGTVRSVTPTAGGHHVHGAAGECWSARLVVDAAGHGGALTPTTYPGGAALQTAWGLTATFDRPPIAPGSMVWMDYRPAGPPGGEPTFLYAMHLGGDRYFVEETTLIARPAVSRRVLEARLHARLDAAGTPPREVHSTEWVAFPMNGAAPAPGPLLAFGAAAGLVHPISGFQVAAALRLSESVADAVHAAFQRGADPARAGWDVLWPPARRAAREVHLLGVHALLGLPGAALPAFFNAFFRLPPEQWRAFLGPDTPAGTLSRTMLRLFLDAPAAVRGPLARAALGQPAVSVRALTAAWHAAAP, encoded by the coding sequence ATGACCGGCCCGGCACACAGCGACGTCGTGGTGGTGGGTGGTGGCCCGGCCGGCACGGCGCTCGCGTCGGCCCTGGCGCGGCGTGGACTGGACGTGCGGCTGGTCGCGCCGCACCCCCCCACACCGTTCCCGGCGACCTACGGCGTGTGGCTGGACGACCTGCCCGGGTGGGCCACCGACATGACCGCCCAGGTGTGGACGGACGTGCGCGTGTACACGGACGACCACCCCCGGCCGCTGCACCGCCCGTACGCCCTGCTCGACAACGCGGCGCTGATGGAGGGGCTGCTCGCCCGGGCCGGCGCAGGCCTCTGCTGGACGGTGGGCACGGTGCGGTCGGTGACGCCCACGGCCGGTGGTCACCACGTGCACGGCGCGGCCGGCGAGTGCTGGTCGGCGCGGCTGGTCGTGGACGCCGCAGGGCACGGCGGCGCCCTCACGCCGACCACCTACCCCGGCGGCGCCGCGCTCCAGACCGCGTGGGGCCTGACCGCGACCTTCGACCGGCCACCCATCGCGCCCGGCTCGATGGTCTGGATGGACTACCGGCCGGCCGGACCGCCCGGCGGCGAGCCGACCTTCCTGTATGCCATGCACCTGGGGGGCGACCGCTACTTCGTGGAGGAGACCACCCTGATCGCGCGCCCGGCCGTGTCCCGGCGCGTGCTCGAGGCCCGGCTCCACGCGCGCCTGGACGCCGCCGGCACGCCCCCCCGCGAGGTGCACAGCACGGAATGGGTCGCGTTTCCCATGAACGGCGCCGCACCCGCGCCCGGCCCGCTGCTGGCCTTCGGGGCGGCGGCCGGGCTGGTGCATCCCATCAGCGGCTTCCAGGTGGCGGCTGCGCTGAGGCTGTCGGAGTCCGTCGCGGACGCGGTCCACGCGGCCTTCCAGAGGGGCGCCGATCCCGCGCGGGCCGGCTGGGACGTGCTGTGGCCCCCGGCCCGGCGCGCGGCGCGGGAGGTGCACCTGCTGGGCGTCCACGCCCTGCTGGGCCTGCCCGGCGCCGCCCTGCCGGCGTTCTTCAACGCCTTCTTCCGGCTGCCGCCCGAGCAGTGGCGCGCGTTCCTCGGCCCGGACACCCCGGCCGGCACGCTGTCGCGCACCATGCTGCGCCTGTTCCTGGACGCTCCGGCGGCCGTGCGCGGCCCGCTGGCCCGCGCCGCGCTGGGGCAGCCGGCCGTCAGCGTCCGGGCGCTCACGGCCGCGTGGCACGCGGCGGCGCCGTGA
- the sdaAB gene encoding L-serine ammonia-lyase, iron-sulfur-dependent subunit beta — MSLLDMIGPVMIGPSSSHTAGACRLGLVAHHLLGEAPRTAVIDLHASFAKTGRGHGTHLALIAGVLGLRPDDDRLPRAFEEAQAAGLEFQFRDTDLGDVHPNTARIDLHGDTQRLTVQGSSTGGGVIHVTRVQGLGVNFSGASPTALLRYADAVGMIARIASTIAADGVNIATLTCTRDTRGGHALLAIELDQALSAEALAFLGRWPDVTWVRMLPKLMDG, encoded by the coding sequence ATGAGCCTCCTGGACATGATCGGTCCTGTCATGATCGGGCCCAGTTCCAGCCACACGGCGGGCGCGTGCCGGCTGGGCCTGGTCGCGCACCACCTGCTGGGCGAGGCGCCCCGGACGGCGGTGATCGACCTGCATGCCAGCTTCGCCAAGACCGGACGGGGGCACGGCACGCACCTCGCCCTGATCGCTGGCGTTCTCGGTCTGCGCCCCGACGACGACCGCCTGCCGCGCGCGTTCGAGGAGGCCCAGGCCGCGGGTCTGGAGTTCCAGTTCCGCGACACCGATCTGGGCGACGTCCACCCCAACACCGCCCGCATCGACCTGCACGGCGACACGCAGCGGCTCACCGTGCAGGGCAGTTCCACCGGCGGCGGCGTGATCCACGTGACGCGGGTGCAGGGCCTGGGCGTGAACTTCAGCGGAGCCAGCCCCACCGCGCTGCTGCGCTACGCCGACGCGGTCGGCATGATCGCCCGCATCGCCAGCACGATCGCGGCCGACGGCGTGAACATCGCCACCCTGACGTGCACGCGCGACACCCGTGGCGGACACGCCCTGCTGGCCATCGAACTCGATCAGGCCCTTAGTGCGGAGGCGCTGGCCTTCCTTGGCCGCTGGCCGGACGTGACGTGGGTGCGGATGCTGCCCAAACTCATGGACGGCTAG
- a CDS encoding IclR family transcriptional regulator, whose translation MPTGSSLQATMDVLSAFDADHTEWRLSPLSRHLGVPTSTLHEQLLTLTATGLLSRHGRGRYRLGWRLLKLSSALYGSLPWYGPAHDAMERVARAAHRLAFLSVLDGEDRVLCVARSVQGRDGPPVAGELDFELPAHATASGKLLLALAGRPLPHPAPAYTALTVTSPAAWNAEAARIRRDGYAVTQDEWALGTGSVAVPIQGGDGAVLAALGVSVPTPHLHAHEMLLRTVQDAADGVGWQLGFRPSRP comes from the coding sequence GTGCCCACCGGCTCGTCGCTCCAGGCCACCATGGACGTCCTGTCGGCCTTCGATGCCGACCACACCGAGTGGCGACTTTCGCCGTTGTCGCGCCACCTCGGCGTGCCGACGAGCACGCTGCACGAGCAGCTCCTCACGCTGACAGCCACCGGCCTACTGAGCCGTCACGGCCGGGGCCGCTACCGGCTGGGGTGGCGGCTGCTCAAGCTGTCGAGCGCGCTGTACGGCAGCCTGCCGTGGTACGGCCCGGCGCACGACGCGATGGAGCGGGTGGCGCGCGCCGCCCACCGCCTGGCCTTCCTGAGCGTGCTGGACGGCGAGGACCGCGTGCTGTGCGTGGCCCGCAGCGTCCAGGGCCGGGACGGGCCGCCCGTGGCGGGCGAACTGGACTTCGAGCTGCCGGCCCACGCGACGGCCAGCGGCAAGCTGCTGCTGGCGCTGGCGGGCCGGCCCCTGCCCCACCCGGCCCCGGCCTACACCGCGCTCACCGTGACGTCACCGGCCGCGTGGAATGCCGAGGCCGCCCGCATCCGGCGGGACGGCTACGCGGTCACGCAGGACGAGTGGGCACTCGGCACCGGCAGCGTGGCCGTGCCCATCCAGGGCGGAGACGGAGCGGTGCTGGCCGCCCTGGGCGTGAGCGTCCCCACGCCCCACCTGCACGCGCACGAGATGCTGCTGCGCACCGTGCAGGACGCCGCCGACGGCGTGGGCTGGCAGCTCGGGTTCCGGCCTAGCCGTCCATGA
- a CDS encoding glycosyltransferase: protein MNVTVIALGTRGDVQPYVALGAALLRAGHSVRVATHDTFRDLVHAAGPDFWPMRGDVQDVVNSPEMRSALARGNMLEINRVSARATHHAALHWAQDALDAAQDAELLLAGIGGMNVAQAVSEKRRLPLIEAHVVPFHPTRAFPGAIFPPGVARLGGGANRLSHVLTRQVMWQMFRAADTRARRAVLELPPAPLWGPRPVHTTPTLHGISPAVLPRPADWDAAQHLTGYWFLGEQQWSPPPALEAFMHAGPPPVSIGFGSMTTRDAAATTRTVLDALERSGQRAVLLSGWGGLSAADAPPHVFVTDSVPHHWLFPRVAAAVHHGGAGTTAAGLAAGVPTVVVPFFGDQPFWAERVRRLGVGPSPVPARHLTAGALGDALTQVRVDTGIRERAAALGHRIRAEDGLGAAVRVVESYGRGRGRR from the coding sequence GTGAACGTCACGGTCATCGCGCTGGGCACGCGCGGCGACGTGCAGCCCTACGTGGCGCTGGGGGCCGCCCTGCTGCGGGCCGGGCACAGCGTCCGCGTGGCCACGCACGACACCTTCCGCGACCTCGTGCACGCGGCCGGCCCGGACTTCTGGCCCATGCGCGGCGACGTGCAGGACGTGGTGAACAGCCCGGAGATGCGCTCGGCGCTGGCGCGCGGCAACATGCTGGAGATCAACCGCGTGTCCGCCCGGGCCACGCACCACGCCGCGCTGCACTGGGCGCAGGACGCCCTGGACGCCGCGCAGGACGCGGAGCTGCTGCTGGCCGGAATCGGCGGCATGAACGTGGCGCAGGCGGTGTCCGAGAAGCGGCGCCTTCCACTGATAGAGGCGCACGTGGTGCCCTTTCATCCCACGCGGGCGTTTCCCGGAGCGATCTTTCCGCCCGGGGTGGCACGCCTGGGCGGCGGGGCGAACCGGCTGTCGCACGTCCTGACCCGCCAGGTGATGTGGCAGATGTTCCGCGCGGCCGACACGCGCGCGCGGCGCGCGGTGCTGGAGCTGCCCCCCGCTCCGCTGTGGGGGCCGCGCCCCGTCCACACCACCCCCACCCTGCACGGCATCAGTCCGGCGGTACTTCCCCGGCCCGCCGACTGGGACGCGGCGCAGCACCTGACCGGCTACTGGTTTCTCGGTGAGCAGCAGTGGAGCCCGCCACCGGCCCTGGAAGCGTTTATGCACGCGGGGCCACCACCGGTGTCCATCGGCTTCGGCAGCATGACGACCCGGGACGCGGCCGCCACCACCCGGACGGTGCTGGACGCGCTGGAGCGCAGCGGGCAGCGGGCGGTGCTCCTGAGCGGGTGGGGTGGACTGAGCGCCGCCGACGCTCCCCCACACGTCTTCGTCACCGACAGCGTTCCGCACCACTGGCTGTTCCCGCGCGTGGCGGCGGCCGTCCATCACGGTGGGGCCGGCACCACGGCGGCAGGTCTGGCGGCAGGCGTCCCCACCGTCGTGGTGCCGTTCTTCGGGGATCAGCCGTTCTGGGCCGAGCGGGTGCGTCGCCTGGGCGTCGGCCCCTCGCCGGTTCCCGCCCGCCATCTGACCGCCGGCGCGCTCGGGGACGCGCTGACGCAGGTGCGCGTGGACACGGGCATACGCGAACGCGCGGCGGCCCTGGGACACCGCATCCGGGCCGAGGACGGACTGGGCGCGGCCGTGCGGGTGGTGGAGTCCTACGGGCGAGGGCGCGGCCGGCGCTAG
- a CDS encoding TetR/AcrR family transcriptional regulator, giving the protein MSTHSETPDRKPRAAPRAPADPQRRGVILDAARVCFSQQGYHRTTMRAVARQAGLAEGTLYNHFRNKDDLLLGLFGALGEQTRASMVPEDMAALDLRPFLEAFLAAPLAALAQDGHALFRIVVSEALVRPALGRALAAAFAETGALGAQLLAARPELRGVDTAPMIHTGLSLVLGLTLQHALEHGTPPDTGAVASAVTDLLLATLPGGAA; this is encoded by the coding sequence GTGAGCACTCACTCAGAGACGCCGGACAGGAAGCCGCGTGCGGCCCCCCGGGCGCCCGCCGATCCGCAGCGTCGCGGCGTGATCCTCGACGCCGCGCGCGTGTGCTTCTCACAGCAGGGGTACCACCGCACCACCATGCGCGCGGTGGCCCGGCAGGCCGGTCTGGCCGAGGGAACCCTCTACAACCACTTCCGCAATAAGGACGACCTGTTGCTGGGCCTGTTCGGCGCACTGGGCGAGCAGACCCGCGCGTCCATGGTGCCGGAGGACATGGCCGCCCTCGACCTGCGGCCGTTTCTGGAGGCGTTCCTGGCCGCACCGCTGGCGGCCCTGGCGCAGGACGGACACGCGCTGTTCCGAATCGTCGTGTCTGAGGCGCTGGTCAGGCCCGCGCTCGGGCGGGCGCTCGCCGCTGCCTTTGCCGAGACCGGGGCGCTCGGCGCGCAACTGCTGGCCGCACGACCCGAACTCCGTGGCGTGGATACGGCGCCCATGATCCACACGGGGCTGTCGCTGGTGCTGGGCCTCACCCTTCAGCACGCCCTGGAGCACGGCACGCCGCCGGACACCGGCGCTGTGGCGTCGGCCGTCACCGACCTCCTGCTGGCCACCCTCCCCGGCGGCGCAGCGTGA
- the hutU gene encoding urocanate hydratase produces the protein MTQTADSAPVVRAPRGPQKTAKGWSQEAAKRMLMNNLDPEVAEHPETLVVYGGRGKAARTWDAFHKIVETLDRLENDETLLIQSGKPVAVLRTHEWAPRVLLANSNLVPHWATWDTFDKLDRAGLMMYGQMTAGSWIYIGTQGILQGTYETFAAAGRKHFGGSLRGTITVTAGLGGMGGAQPLAVKLAGGVAICIEIDPTRIQKRLDTRYLDEVADSLEDAIRRAEEYKAQGVARSIGVQGNAGVLAPQLVQMGWTPDLITDQTSAHDPMWGYLPPVSPDEDAGTLRADYPDEYRRRAYDAMAAHVRAILDLQKRGAVAFDYGNNLRHRAREAGVENAFDYPGFVPAFIRDSFCEGRGPFRWVALSGDPEDIRATDRALLELFPHDDRLQSWLTYAADQIAFQGLPARICWLGYRERDRAAALFNEMVADGRLKAPIVIGRDHLDAGSVASPYRETEAMLDGSDAVSDWPLLNFGVGIASGASWMSFHHGGGVGLGFSQHSGLVIVADGTPEAAQKLSRALTNDPGMGVIRHADAGYDHALDVARDRGIDLPSLSITDHRKGGQ, from the coding sequence ATGACTCAGACTGCCGATTCCGCCCCCGTCGTTCGTGCTCCGCGCGGCCCACAGAAGACGGCCAAGGGCTGGAGCCAGGAAGCGGCCAAACGCATGCTGATGAACAACCTCGACCCGGAGGTCGCCGAGCACCCCGAGACCTTGGTGGTCTACGGCGGGCGCGGCAAGGCGGCACGCACCTGGGACGCCTTCCACAAGATCGTGGAGACGCTCGACCGGCTGGAGAACGACGAGACGCTGCTGATCCAGTCCGGCAAGCCCGTCGCGGTGCTGCGCACCCACGAGTGGGCGCCGCGCGTGCTGCTCGCCAACTCCAACCTCGTGCCGCACTGGGCAACGTGGGACACCTTCGACAAACTCGACCGAGCGGGCCTGATGATGTACGGCCAGATGACGGCCGGCTCGTGGATCTACATCGGCACGCAGGGCATCCTCCAGGGCACCTACGAGACCTTCGCGGCGGCCGGGCGCAAGCACTTCGGGGGCAGCCTCAGGGGCACCATCACCGTGACGGCCGGTCTGGGCGGCATGGGCGGCGCGCAGCCCCTGGCGGTGAAACTCGCCGGAGGCGTCGCCATCTGCATCGAGATCGACCCCACCCGGATTCAGAAACGCCTGGACACCCGCTATCTGGACGAAGTCGCGGACAGCCTGGAAGACGCCATCCGCCGCGCCGAGGAGTACAAGGCGCAGGGCGTCGCCCGCTCCATCGGCGTGCAGGGCAACGCTGGCGTGCTTGCGCCGCAGCTCGTGCAGATGGGCTGGACGCCGGACCTGATCACGGATCAGACCAGCGCGCACGATCCCATGTGGGGCTATCTGCCGCCCGTGAGTCCCGACGAGGACGCCGGCACCCTCCGCGCCGACTACCCCGACGAGTACCGCCGACGCGCCTACGACGCGATGGCCGCGCACGTCCGCGCCATCCTCGACCTCCAGAAGCGCGGAGCGGTCGCCTTCGATTACGGCAACAACCTGCGCCACCGCGCACGGGAAGCCGGCGTCGAGAATGCCTTCGACTACCCCGGCTTCGTGCCCGCGTTCATCCGCGACTCCTTCTGCGAGGGCCGCGGCCCCTTCCGCTGGGTGGCCCTGTCCGGCGACCCCGAGGACATCCGCGCCACCGACCGTGCGCTGCTGGAGCTGTTCCCGCACGACGACCGCCTGCAATCCTGGCTGACCTACGCCGCCGACCAGATCGCATTCCAGGGCCTGCCCGCGCGCATCTGCTGGCTGGGCTACCGCGAACGCGACCGGGCCGCGGCGCTCTTCAATGAAATGGTCGCGGACGGCCGCCTGAAAGCGCCCATCGTGATCGGGCGCGACCACCTCGACGCCGGCTCCGTCGCCAGCCCGTACCGTGAGACCGAAGCCATGCTGGACGGCAGCGACGCCGTGAGTGACTGGCCGCTGCTGAACTTCGGCGTGGGCATCGCGTCGGGTGCGAGCTGGATGAGCTTCCACCACGGCGGCGGCGTGGGCCTGGGCTTCTCGCAGCACAGCGGCCTGGTGATCGTCGCGGACGGCACGCCCGAGGCCGCGCAGAAACTCAGCCGCGCCCTGACCAACGACCCCGGCATGGGCGTCATCCGCCACGCTGACGCCGGTTACGACCACGCGCTGGACGTCGCCCGCGACCGCGGCATCGACCTGCCAAGCCTGAGCATCACGGATCACCGCAAGGGCGGGCAGTGA
- a CDS encoding agmatinase → MTQPTHLPYGGIATFARAPLVDPGGEWRADVAALGVPFDIALGFRPGARFAPRALREASLRSVPPFTGLDGVTRLAGVTFADAGDVVLPSLEPELARDRITAAARLVRERSRVPVFLGGDHSVSFPLLRAFQDVPDLHVVQLDAHLDFTDVRNDTRYSNSSPFRRACEALPNLVHITTIGLRGLRFDPEAVAAARARGHTLIPMTDVTADLQGVLERLPQGQNVYLSVDVDGFDPSVVPGTSSPEPDGFAYAQGMAVLAATARHNTVVGLDLVEFAPNLDPSGRSELLMARLVMETLCEVFHD, encoded by the coding sequence GTGACCCAGCCCACCCACCTGCCCTACGGCGGGATCGCCACCTTCGCCCGCGCGCCGCTGGTCGATCCAGGCGGGGAGTGGCGCGCGGACGTGGCCGCGCTGGGCGTACCTTTCGACATTGCCCTGGGCTTCCGGCCCGGCGCGCGGTTCGCGCCACGTGCCCTGCGGGAAGCGAGTCTGCGCAGCGTGCCGCCCTTCACCGGCCTGGACGGCGTGACCCGGCTCGCGGGCGTGACCTTCGCGGACGCCGGAGACGTCGTGCTGCCCAGCCTGGAGCCCGAACTCGCGCGTGATCGCATCACCGCGGCGGCCCGGCTGGTGCGGGAACGCTCCCGCGTGCCGGTGTTCCTGGGCGGCGATCACAGCGTGTCGTTTCCGCTTCTGCGGGCGTTTCAAGACGTGCCCGACCTCCACGTCGTGCAGCTCGACGCTCACCTGGACTTCACCGACGTCCGCAACGACACGCGGTACAGCAATTCCAGCCCCTTCCGCCGCGCGTGTGAGGCTCTGCCGAACCTCGTGCACATCACCACGATCGGTTTGCGCGGCCTGCGCTTCGATCCGGAGGCCGTCGCGGCCGCGCGGGCACGCGGACACACCCTGATTCCCATGACGGACGTGACCGCCGACCTCCAGGGTGTGCTGGAGCGTCTGCCACAAGGCCAGAACGTCTACCTCAGCGTGGATGTGGACGGTTTCGACCCCAGCGTGGTGCCCGGCACCAGCAGCCCGGAGCCGGACGGGTTCGCGTACGCACAGGGCATGGCGGTGCTGGCGGCCACCGCGCGCCACAACACCGTCGTCGGCCTCGACCTCGTGGAATTCGCCCCGAACCTCGACCCCAGCGGCCGCAGCGAGCTGCTGATGGCGCGGCTGGTCATGGAGACGCTGTGCGAGGTCTTCCATGACTGA
- the hutI gene encoding imidazolonepropionase: protein MTETLFTNIGQLVSPKPGVQRGAAMRDLTIIHDAAMLISDGVIRWVGPRPEAPGVLQEHDLGGVAVVPGLVDPHTHAVWAGDRLADFEARVQGVPYEEILARGGGIRSSMQATGAASVDELVALARSRLEALRASGATTIEVKSGYGLDFDAERRMLLAIRDLQAEFSLVPTLLIHVPPTEGRAEYVHAVCHDLIPTVASEGLASAVDVFCEREAFTVEESRAVLQAATAHGLGTKLHADQFHAIGGMELACELGALSVDHLEASGPAQIAALAASNTVATILPGATLHLGLPAAPGRQLIDAGAAVAVGTDLNPGSSPVFSAQLALALAVRLNRLTPAEALTACTVNAAAALGLKDRGALVPGQRADFLALHSRDWRDLPYTLGASPVREVYVAGREL from the coding sequence ATGACTGAGACGCTGTTCACGAACATCGGTCAGCTCGTCAGCCCGAAGCCGGGCGTGCAGCGCGGCGCGGCCATGCGCGACCTGACGATTATCCACGACGCGGCCATGCTCATCTCGGACGGTGTGATCCGGTGGGTCGGTCCACGCCCTGAGGCTCCCGGTGTGCTGCAGGAACACGACCTGGGCGGCGTGGCCGTCGTGCCCGGTCTGGTGGATCCGCACACGCACGCGGTCTGGGCCGGTGACCGCCTCGCGGACTTCGAGGCCCGCGTGCAGGGCGTTCCCTACGAGGAGATCCTTGCGCGGGGCGGCGGCATCCGCAGCAGCATGCAGGCGACCGGCGCCGCGAGCGTGGACGAACTGGTGGCGCTGGCACGGTCCCGTCTGGAAGCGCTGCGGGCGTCCGGCGCGACCACCATCGAGGTCAAGAGCGGATATGGGCTGGATTTCGACGCCGAGCGGCGGATGCTCTTGGCTATTCGCGACTTGCAGGCCGAGTTCTCCCTGGTGCCTACCTTGCTCATTCACGTGCCGCCCACCGAGGGCCGCGCCGAGTATGTTCACGCGGTCTGCCACGACCTCATTCCCACCGTCGCCAGTGAAGGGCTGGCCTCGGCCGTGGACGTGTTCTGCGAGCGAGAAGCGTTCACGGTCGAGGAATCCCGCGCGGTCCTTCAGGCCGCCACCGCGCACGGCCTGGGCACGAAACTCCACGCCGACCAGTTCCACGCCATCGGCGGCATGGAACTCGCGTGCGAACTGGGCGCGCTGAGCGTGGATCACCTGGAAGCGAGCGGCCCCGCGCAGATAGCGGCGCTGGCCGCGTCGAATACGGTGGCGACCATCCTCCCCGGCGCGACGCTGCACCTGGGCCTGCCCGCCGCGCCGGGCCGCCAACTCATCGACGCGGGTGCGGCGGTGGCCGTGGGCACCGACCTGAACCCCGGGTCCTCGCCCGTGTTCAGCGCGCAACTGGCCCTGGCCCTGGCGGTACGCCTGAATCGCCTGACGCCCGCCGAGGCCCTGACCGCCTGTACCGTGAATGCCGCCGCCGCTCTCGGCCTGAAGGACCGGGGCGCCCTCGTGCCCGGCCAGCGCGCCGATTTCTTGGCCCTGCACAGCCGCGACTGGCGCGACCTGCCGTACACGCTGGGCGCCAGTCCGGTGCGGGAGGTCTATGTGGCGGGCCGTGAACTGTGA
- the hutH gene encoding histidine ammonia-lyase, whose amino-acid sequence MILDQSLSLEAFLSVVRGGETVELADAARERILRARAVIERIVDGDAAVYGVNTGFGKFANVQVPRAGLEELQLNLILSHAIGVGESLPTEVVRGMLLLRAQSLALGHSGVRPGVVELLLALLNAGAHPVIPAQGSVGASGDLAPLAHLALALIGRGEVEYGGEVRPSADVFAELGLTPLTLQAKEGLALINGTQLMGSLLALAVADARTLLGTANLAAAMTVEAMYGSHRPFQADVMQLRPHPGAVAVAQELRQFLRDSQIAPSHAVGDGKVQDAYSLRAAPQVHGASLDALLHAESVLAVEFASVTDNPLIFPDSGDVVSGGNFHGQPLAVTIDALKVAVAELGSISERRCEQLLNPALSGLPGFLAPQGGLNSGFMIAQYTAAALVSENKVLSHPASVDTIPTSANQEDHVSMGAHGARQLRAILENVQNVIGIELMCAAQALDFQQLRAGRGAQAAWEHIRAHIPNMHSDRYYRPDLLRIVELVRSGELLDVARRA is encoded by the coding sequence GTGATTCTTGATCAATCCCTGTCCCTGGAAGCCTTCCTGTCCGTCGTGCGTGGCGGAGAGACCGTCGAACTTGCGGACGCGGCGCGGGAGCGCATCCTGCGGGCGCGGGCGGTGATCGAGCGGATCGTGGACGGTGACGCCGCCGTGTACGGCGTGAACACGGGCTTCGGGAAGTTTGCGAACGTGCAGGTGCCACGGGCCGGGCTCGAGGAATTGCAGCTGAACCTGATCCTGTCGCACGCGATCGGGGTGGGGGAGAGCCTGCCCACGGAGGTCGTGCGCGGCATGCTGCTCCTGCGGGCGCAGTCGTTGGCGCTGGGGCACTCAGGCGTGCGTCCTGGGGTCGTCGAGCTGCTGCTGGCGCTGCTGAACGCGGGGGCGCATCCCGTGATTCCCGCGCAGGGCAGCGTGGGCGCGTCGGGCGACCTGGCGCCGCTGGCCCACCTGGCGCTGGCCCTGATCGGCCGGGGCGAGGTCGAATACGGCGGTGAGGTGCGGCCCAGTGCGGACGTGTTCGCGGAACTGGGCCTGACGCCGCTGACGCTCCAGGCCAAGGAGGGCCTGGCACTGATCAACGGCACGCAGCTGATGGGCAGCCTGCTGGCGCTCGCGGTCGCGGACGCGCGCACTCTGCTGGGCACGGCGAACCTTGCAGCGGCCATGACGGTCGAGGCCATGTACGGCTCGCACCGACCCTTCCAGGCCGACGTGATGCAACTGCGGCCCCACCCGGGCGCGGTGGCGGTGGCGCAGGAGCTGCGGCAGTTCCTGCGGGACTCGCAGATCGCGCCGTCGCACGCGGTCGGAGACGGCAAGGTGCAGGACGCGTACTCGCTGCGCGCCGCGCCCCAGGTTCACGGCGCGAGCCTGGACGCGCTGCTGCACGCGGAAAGCGTCCTGGCCGTCGAGTTCGCGTCGGTCACGGACAATCCGCTGATCTTCCCGGACAGCGGTGACGTGGTCAGCGGCGGAAACTTCCACGGGCAGCCGCTGGCGGTCACCATCGACGCGCTGAAGGTGGCGGTGGCGGAACTCGGCAGCATCTCCGAGCGCCGCTGCGAGCAGCTCCTGAACCCGGCGCTGTCGGGTCTGCCGGGCTTCCTGGCGCCGCAGGGCGGCCTGAACAGCGGGTTCATGATCGCGCAGTACACGGCCGCCGCTCTGGTCAGCGAGAACAAGGTATTGAGCCATCCGGCCAGCGTGGACACCATTCCCACCAGCGCCAATCAGGAAGACCACGTCAGCATGGGAGCCCACGGCGCGCGGCAACTGCGGGCGATCCTCGAGAACGTGCAGAACGTGATTGGGATCGAACTCATGTGCGCCGCGCAGGCGCTGGACTTCCAGCAGCTCCGCGCCGGGCGGGGCGCGCAGGCCGCGTGGGAGCACATCCGCGCGCATATTCCCAACATGCACAGCGATCGCTACTACCGCCCGGACCTGCTGCGGATCGTGGAACTGGTGCGCAGCGGGGAGCTGCTGGACGTGGCGCGGCGGGCGTGA